The Desulfolucanica intricata genome contains the following window.
ATTCATCCTACGGTATCTGAACACATGTCAGATATTATAGGGTTTGTAGTAAAACTTATAGAAAAAGGGTATGCTTATGAAGTGGACGGGGATGTATATTTTGATGTACATAGTTTTAATGAATATGGGAAATTATCCGGCCGGGCTTTAGAGGAAATGAAGGCCGGGGCACGGGTAGAGGTTAGTGAAAGAAAAAGGGATCCGATGGACTTTGCTCTCTGGAAGGCAGCCAAGCCGGGGGAACCTTCTTGGGAGAGCCCGTGGGGGGCCGGTCGCCCGGGTTGGCATATTGAGTGTTCAGCTATGTCTTTAAAATATTTAGGAGAGAACTTTGATATTCACGGGGGGGGCTTTGACCTTATATTTCCTCATCATGAAAATGAAATTGCACAATCAGAGGCTCTCACCGGTCAACCTTTTGCCCGTTATTGGATGCATAACGGTTTTATTACGGTTAATCAGGAGAAGATGTCTAAATCTCTGGGTAACTTTTTTCTGGTGCGGGAGATCTTGAATAAATTCCCACCGGAGGTAGTGCGTTTTTTCCTTTTAAGTACCCATTATCGCAGTCCTCTTGACTTTGATGATGAAAAATTAACCTCTGCGGCCAAAGGTTTAGAAAGAATTCAAAACAGTATTAAGTTATTGTTTGAAGCTTCGGCAAGGGTTAGTACTGCCTCTGTTGTAGATGACGGGGAGCATAGCTTTATAAAAAAACTGGAGAAGCTTCGGGATGATTTTGATAAAGCTATGGATGATGATTTTAATACTGCGCTGGCTATAAGTTCAGTATTTGATTTAGCCCGGGAGACTAATATTTTTTTAAAAAATCTTGGTTCCGAAATTTCTGCGGTTGATATAAAATGCTTAAAACTGGCCGGTGAATTATTTAAAGACTTTAATATGGTGTTGGGAATTTTTAAAGAAGACAAAGAAACAGGTATGCCGGTATTTGATAAGGATACTGGTAACGAGCTGTTCGAATCGGTGATGCAGCTATTGATTGATGTACGGAATGAAGCCCGGCTTAGAAAAGATTGGGCCACCGCTGATAGGATTAGGGATGGACTCAAAGAAATCGGGATCATTTTGGAAGATACTCCTCAAGGCACTCGCTGGAAAAAATAAGGAGATGTATGGGGTGACCGGTAGGGATTATACATTTATTAACAGACCTGAACTTTTGTCGGTACAGGTATTGGCTTATATTGGGGATGCTGTCTACGAATTGGCTGTTCGTGAGTATCTTGTTTCGCTGGGCTTTGCAAAGATGGATAAGCTGCATAAGGAAGCGGTTCAATATGTACGTGCTTCTACGCAGGCCGAAGTTCTGCATATTATAGAAGATTACCTTAGCGAAGAGGAATTGGCTGTAGTTCGCCGGGGACGCAATACAAAAATAAATCACTGTCCAAAGGGTGCAGAGGTAATAGAATATCGCTACAGTACGG
Protein-coding sequences here:
- the cysS gene encoding cysteine--tRNA ligase, with the protein product MLLYNTLSKRKEEFVPKEPGKVSMYVCGPTTYNYIHLGNARPLVFFDTVRRYFRYKGFQVLYVQNFTDIDDKIINRAREEGIDSIALARKYIEEYYRDAEALNVIKADIHPTVSEHMSDIIGFVVKLIEKGYAYEVDGDVYFDVHSFNEYGKLSGRALEEMKAGARVEVSERKRDPMDFALWKAAKPGEPSWESPWGAGRPGWHIECSAMSLKYLGENFDIHGGGFDLIFPHHENEIAQSEALTGQPFARYWMHNGFITVNQEKMSKSLGNFFLVREILNKFPPEVVRFFLLSTHYRSPLDFDDEKLTSAAKGLERIQNSIKLLFEASARVSTASVVDDGEHSFIKKLEKLRDDFDKAMDDDFNTALAISSVFDLARETNIFLKNLGSEISAVDIKCLKLAGELFKDFNMVLGIFKEDKETGMPVFDKDTGNELFESVMQLLIDVRNEARLRKDWATADRIRDGLKEIGIILEDTPQGTRWKK
- a CDS encoding ribonuclease III domain-containing protein is translated as MTGRDYTFINRPELLSVQVLAYIGDAVYELAVREYLVSLGFAKMDKLHKEAVQYVRASTQAEVLHIIEDYLSEEELAVVRRGRNTKINHCPKGAEVIEYRYSTAFESLIGYLYFKGAHERLGELINLVFSKFKKKVNSESKK